The Colletes latitarsis isolate SP2378_abdomen chromosome 1, iyColLati1, whole genome shotgun sequence genome has a segment encoding these proteins:
- the Kdsr gene encoding 3-ketodihydrosphingosine reductase isoform X2 — MSVTGGSSGIGKCVAITAAKYGAHVTIIARDVQKLEAARNEIVHVCKNKDTQKIEYLSLDVGEDYETVEKALSDLERTMGPIYMLVNCAGTAICGKIEDTRVADLKKMIHINFLGSYYCTKAVVQRMKASQEGIIVLTSSQAALLGIFGYSAYCSTKFALRGLAESIAMELAPYNISVTLSLPPDTDTPGFAIEELSKPLETKLISETSSLVNPEVVANKLFKDALAGKFFSTVGAEGFILTVLCCGMSPFNSTIELVVQSTLLGLFRIISAFYIVRFRKIIKNCMKTRDKNKKSE; from the exons ATGTCG GTGACTGGTGGATCTAGTGGTATAGGAAAATGTGTAGCAATTACAGCTGCCAAATATGGGGCACATGTGACAATAATTGCAAGAGATGTTCAAAAATTAGAAGCAGCAAGAAACGAAATAGTTCATGTTTGCAAAAACAAGGACACACAAAAAATCGAATATTTATCTCTTGATGTTGGCGAAGATTATGAGACGGTTGAAAAAGCATTAAGTGATTTAGAAAGAACTATGGGTCCAATATATATGTTAGTGAATTGTGCTGGTACTGCAATTTGTGGAAAAATTGAAGATACCAGAGTtgcagatttaaaaaaaatgattcaCATTAATTTCTTGGGATCGTATTATTGCACAAAAGCTGTTGTCCAAAGAATGAAAGCTTCTCAGGAAGGAATTATTGTTTTAACTTCTTCTCAAGCTGCACTATTAG GCATATTTGGCTATTCAGCCTACTGTAGCACGAAATTTGCACTTCGTGGTTTAGCTGAAAGTATAGCCATGGAACTTGCACCATATAACATTTCTGTGACTCTTAGTCTACCTCCAGACACAGATACACCAGGTTTTGCCATAGAAGAGCTATCAAAACCTCTTGAAACAAAACTCATATCAGAAACCAGTTCTTTAGTGAACCCAGAAGTAGTAGCTAACAAACTTTTTAAGGATGCATTG gCTGGAAAATTCTTCTCTACGGTTGGTGCGGAAGGTTTTATATTAACTGTTCTATGCTGTGGTATGTCACcatttaattcgacaatcgaattaGTCGTGCAATCCACGTTACTCGGCCTTTTCCGTATTATAAGTGCCTTTTACATTGTTCGTTTCCGAAAAATTATTAAGAATTGTATGAAGACTCgcgacaaaaataaaaagtccgaataa
- the Kdsr gene encoding 3-ketodihydrosphingosine reductase isoform X1: MLNIILIYAIIVVFLITVLLSRYFFWRARLKTVNNKHVVVTGGSSGIGKCVAITAAKYGAHVTIIARDVQKLEAARNEIVHVCKNKDTQKIEYLSLDVGEDYETVEKALSDLERTMGPIYMLVNCAGTAICGKIEDTRVADLKKMIHINFLGSYYCTKAVVQRMKASQEGIIVLTSSQAALLGIFGYSAYCSTKFALRGLAESIAMELAPYNISVTLSLPPDTDTPGFAIEELSKPLETKLISETSSLVNPEVVANKLFKDALAGKFFSTVGAEGFILTVLCCGMSPFNSTIELVVQSTLLGLFRIISAFYIVRFRKIIKNCMKTRDKNKKSE, from the exons ATGCTTAACATAATACTAATTTACGCAATAATTGTTGTTTTTCTAATTACGGTTTTGCTTTCAAGATATTTCTTTTGGCGAGCACGTCTAAAAACCGTTAATAACAAACACGTAGTT GTGACTGGTGGATCTAGTGGTATAGGAAAATGTGTAGCAATTACAGCTGCCAAATATGGGGCACATGTGACAATAATTGCAAGAGATGTTCAAAAATTAGAAGCAGCAAGAAACGAAATAGTTCATGTTTGCAAAAACAAGGACACACAAAAAATCGAATATTTATCTCTTGATGTTGGCGAAGATTATGAGACGGTTGAAAAAGCATTAAGTGATTTAGAAAGAACTATGGGTCCAATATATATGTTAGTGAATTGTGCTGGTACTGCAATTTGTGGAAAAATTGAAGATACCAGAGTtgcagatttaaaaaaaatgattcaCATTAATTTCTTGGGATCGTATTATTGCACAAAAGCTGTTGTCCAAAGAATGAAAGCTTCTCAGGAAGGAATTATTGTTTTAACTTCTTCTCAAGCTGCACTATTAG GCATATTTGGCTATTCAGCCTACTGTAGCACGAAATTTGCACTTCGTGGTTTAGCTGAAAGTATAGCCATGGAACTTGCACCATATAACATTTCTGTGACTCTTAGTCTACCTCCAGACACAGATACACCAGGTTTTGCCATAGAAGAGCTATCAAAACCTCTTGAAACAAAACTCATATCAGAAACCAGTTCTTTAGTGAACCCAGAAGTAGTAGCTAACAAACTTTTTAAGGATGCATTG gCTGGAAAATTCTTCTCTACGGTTGGTGCGGAAGGTTTTATATTAACTGTTCTATGCTGTGGTATGTCACcatttaattcgacaatcgaattaGTCGTGCAATCCACGTTACTCGGCCTTTTCCGTATTATAAGTGCCTTTTACATTGTTCGTTTCCGAAAAATTATTAAGAATTGTATGAAGACTCgcgacaaaaataaaaagtccgaataa